A single Cyclopterus lumpus isolate fCycLum1 chromosome 1, fCycLum1.pri, whole genome shotgun sequence DNA region contains:
- the LOC117735103 gene encoding uncharacterized protein LOC117735103 produces the protein MMTGIILFLLFLWFPLDKTEEHVVNELYTLIEKGPLSFVDPAPNNQSWVVVKEHSLPINELLEKSNKPGESKFSLHPLPSAVWPKHSDLAPIPRLQGPHNKSKKGPKSDRLVEHNSEKTRGEVAGLLPKTPLTRATAAVTNRTVQKTSQETQFSNSPPQQGEPDGHPNSRPRGPALTQPQTQPHQPAPSPRRDPPNRRLDPEENRPGKSSLYQSGIGAATRNNSRPPVVFNRRSSSLLYHFDILRRESDFTHDAFCMSECRKEKEEREYYCYSEFAVNGIVHDIDVLRKGIRLVTLMVSSDGFYKMSRLYVTPDSFFFKVRLLVLDTYKCSKPCPDIKLGTRYIVMGQIYHRRRHLPSDLLNLLGGKLKPGDGLLRSNNYVKRFNKRRHQKALEATRSRCR, from the exons AGCTGTACACGCTGATAGAAAAGGGTCCACTCAGCTTTGTGGACCCGGCTCCAAACAACCAGAGCTGGGTGGTGGTCAAAGAGCACTCCCTGCCCATCAATGAGCTGCTGGAGAAGAGCAACAAGCCCGGCGAGTCCAAGTTCTCCCTGCACCCTCTGCCCTCCGCCGTCTGGCCGAAGCACAGCGACTTGGCCCCCATCCCTCGCCTCCAAGGCCCCCACAACAAGAGCAAAAAGGGCCCCAAGAGCGACCGTCTGGTGGAGCACAACAGCGAGAAAACCAGAGGAGAAGTTGCCGGACTGCTCCCCAAAACCCCGCTGACCAGAGCCACAGCTGCCGTCACCAACCGCACCGTGCAGAAGACCAGCCAGGAGACCCAGTTCAGCAACAGTCCTCCTCAGCAGGGGGAACCAGATGGACACCCCAACTCCAGACCCAGGGGTCCGGCCCTCACACAGCCTCAGACCCAGCCGCACCAACCGGCCCCTTCCCCGCGCAGAGATCCCCCCAACCGACGACTGGACCCAGAGGAGAACCGGCCGGGGAAGTCCAGTCTCTATCAGTCTGGTATCGGGGCCGCGACACGGAACAACAGCCGCCCGCCAGTCGTCTTCAACCGGCGCTCCTCCAGCCTGCTCTACCACTTTGACATCCTGAGACGAG AGTCCGACTTCACACACGACGCCTTCTGCATGAGCGAGtgcaggaaggagaaggaggagagagagtattACTGCTACAGTGAGTTCG CTGTCAACGGGATAGTTCACGACATCGATGTGCTGCGCAAAGGAATCCGCCTCGTTACACTGATGGTGAGCAGCGACGGCTTCTACAAGATGAGTCGCCTCTACGTGACCCCGGACAGCTTTTTCTTCAAAGTTCGCCTTCTGGTCCTGGACACCTACAAGTGCAGCAAGCCCTGCCCCGACATCAAGCTCG GGACCCGATACATTGTGATGGGCCAGATCTACCACCGGAGGCGCCACCTTCCCAGTGACCTCCTGAACCTACTCGGGGGGAAACTGAAGCCCGGAGACGGCCTCCTGCGAAGCAACAACTACGTCAAGAGATTCAACAAGCGGAGGCACCAGAAGGCCCTGGAGGCCACCCGCTCCAGGTGTAGGTGA